One window of the Cryptomeria japonica chromosome 7, Sugi_1.0, whole genome shotgun sequence genome contains the following:
- the LOC131857008 gene encoding uncharacterized protein LOC131857008, producing MYNKLHMKKVGPCRVLKFSVNAYEIALPSDLGISPIFDIADLYPYKEGAEEGIEDANISVTEELQRTAFPLQSIHYILDKQLLKKTRRHEYFQYLVKWKDHPLEDASWLTEVDIILWKTS from the coding sequence ATGTACAATAAACTTCACATGAAGAAGGTTGGCCCTTGTAGAGTACTCAAGTTTTCTGTGAATGCTTACGAGATAGCTCTGCCTTCAGACTTGGGCATCTCACCCATCTTCGATATAGCAGATTTATATCCCTATAAAGAGGGTGCAGAAGAAGGCATAGAAGATGCAAACATCTCTGTCACTGAAGAACTACAACGAACTGCTTTCCCTCTGCAAAGTATACACTATATTTTGGATAAACAGTTGTTAAAGAAGACCCGTAGGCATGAATACTTTCAATACTTGGTTAAATGGAAAGATCATCCTCTCGAGGATGCCTCTTGGCTGACTGAGGTTGACATTATACTGTGGAAGACCTCATGA